One genomic segment of Pseudomonas chlororaphis subsp. aurantiaca includes these proteins:
- a CDS encoding PTS fructose-like transporter subunit IIB: MKLAIVTACPNGMVTSVLCARLLDAAAQRQGWSTSVEVHDEEHPERQLSAATLEAAEWVLVVSTGPLDMSRFVGKRVFQSSPSVALQDVDGVLRRGAEEAQVYVAAEAVAEPAPASKSAPRLVAVTACPTGVAHTFMAAEALQQTAKRLGYELQVETQGSVGARNPLSAEAIAAADVVLLAADIEVPTERFAGKKIYRCGTGIALKQSEATLNKALAEGQVESAAAGAAAAPAKQEKTGVYKHLLTGVSFMLPMVVAGGLMIALSFVFGITAFKEEGTLAAALMQIGGDTAFKLMVPLLAGYIAYSIADRPGLAPGMIGGMLASTLGAGFIGGIIAGFIAGYAAKAISKYARLPQSLEALKPILIIPLLASLFTGLVMIYVVGKPVAGMLAGLTHFLDSMGTTNAILLGVLLGGMMCVDLGGPINKAAYAFSVGLLASQSYAPMAATMAAGMVPPIGLGIATFIARRKFAQSEREAGKAALVLGLCFISEGAIPFAAKDPLRVIPASIAGGALTGALSMYFGCKLMAPHGGLFVMLIPNAINHALLYLLAIVAGSLLTAVVYALVKRPEAAELALEPVKA; encoded by the coding sequence GTGCTGTGCGCCCGGTTGCTGGACGCCGCGGCCCAGCGCCAAGGCTGGAGCACCAGCGTCGAAGTGCATGACGAGGAGCACCCGGAGCGGCAGTTGTCGGCCGCCACCCTCGAAGCGGCCGAATGGGTGCTGGTGGTCAGCACCGGGCCCTTGGACATGTCGCGGTTTGTCGGCAAACGGGTGTTCCAGAGCTCGCCCTCAGTGGCCTTGCAGGACGTCGATGGCGTGCTACGGCGTGGTGCCGAGGAGGCCCAGGTGTATGTCGCGGCCGAAGCCGTGGCCGAGCCGGCGCCGGCCAGTAAAAGCGCGCCACGGCTGGTAGCGGTCACCGCTTGCCCGACCGGCGTGGCCCACACCTTCATGGCGGCCGAGGCCTTGCAGCAGACCGCCAAGCGCCTGGGTTATGAGCTGCAAGTGGAAACCCAGGGCTCGGTCGGCGCGCGCAACCCCTTGAGCGCCGAGGCCATCGCTGCGGCGGACGTGGTGCTGCTGGCCGCGGATATCGAAGTGCCCACCGAGCGCTTCGCCGGCAAGAAGATCTACCGCTGCGGCACCGGTATCGCCCTCAAGCAGTCCGAGGCGACCCTGAACAAGGCCCTGGCCGAAGGGCAGGTGGAGTCGGCAGCGGCGGGCGCCGCCGCGGCACCGGCCAAGCAGGAGAAAACCGGGGTCTACAAGCATCTGCTGACCGGTGTGTCGTTCATGCTGCCGATGGTGGTGGCGGGCGGTTTGATGATCGCCCTGTCCTTCGTCTTCGGCATCACCGCGTTCAAGGAGGAGGGCACCCTGGCCGCCGCCCTGATGCAGATCGGCGGCGACACTGCGTTCAAGCTGATGGTGCCGCTGCTGGCCGGTTACATCGCCTACTCCATCGCCGACCGGCCGGGCCTGGCGCCGGGGATGATCGGCGGCATGCTCGCCAGTACCCTGGGGGCGGGGTTTATCGGCGGGATCATTGCCGGTTTCATCGCCGGTTATGCGGCCAAAGCCATCAGCAAATACGCGCGCTTGCCGCAGAGCCTGGAGGCCTTGAAGCCGATCCTGATCATCCCGTTGCTGGCCAGCCTGTTCACCGGCCTGGTGATGATCTATGTGGTGGGCAAGCCGGTGGCGGGGATGCTCGCCGGCCTGACCCATTTCCTCGACAGCATGGGCACCACCAACGCCATCCTGCTGGGTGTGTTGCTCGGCGGCATGATGTGCGTCGACCTCGGCGGGCCGATCAACAAGGCGGCCTATGCCTTCTCCGTGGGGCTGCTGGCGTCGCAGAGTTATGCACCGATGGCGGCGACCATGGCCGCCGGCATGGTGCCGCCGATTGGCCTGGGCATCGCCACCTTTATCGCCCGGCGCAAGTTTGCCCAGAGCGAGCGCGAAGCGGGCAAGGCGGCGCTGGTGCTGGGGCTGTGCTTTATCTCCGAAGGGGCGATTCCATTCGCCGCCAAGGACCCGTTGCGGGTGATCCCGGCGAGCATCGCCGGCGGCGCGCTGACCGGGGCGCTGTCGATGTATTTCGGCTGCAAGCTGATGGCGCCCCATGGTGGGTTGTTCGTGATGTTGATTCCGAATGCGATCAACCATGCGTTGTTGTATTTGCTGGCGATTGTGGCGGGGAGTCTGTTGACGGCGGTGGTGTATGCGCTGGTGAAGCGGCCGGAGGCGGCCGAGCTGGCGTTGGAGCCGGTCAAGGCCTGA